tttcatttctttcaggcatatgtaaatcattttcatggtctagcaaatattgttctaaaggatcagtaggaggcacagcaatagaagcaagaccaattatttcatccttactaggcaattctttttcatgatgctttctactaaacttggaaaaattaaactcatgagattcatcaccaaaactaacactcacagtttgtttctcacaatctatcttagcattaacggtgtttaAGAAAGGTCTACcgaaaataatgggacaaaagtcatcttgtggggaaccaagaacaagaaaatcagtagggtattttattttcccacacaagactttgacatctctaacaatcccaagtggtgtgatggtgtctctattagcaagtttaatagtggcATCTATTTcctctatttcagcgggtgctatgtcattcataatttcttggtataaagtaaagggaatagcactgcgctagcacctatgtcacataaaccatgataacagtgatctcctattttaactcagacaacaggcatgccaacaacgggtctattTTTTCCTCTTTAttaggtttggcaattctagtagcttcattgcagaagtaaataacatgcccatctatattttcttctaggagatctttaaccatagcaacactaggttctacttttattttttcatcaggtttgggtgttctaatataagttttgttaaccacagttgaaaccttagcatgttcctttatcctaacagggaaaggtggtttctcagtataagcagtaggaacaactggattaacattataaagtatagtttcttctttagctagtaccggttctttaatttcttctttaataggtgggtgatatttaaaccacttctctttagagagatcaacatgagtagcaaatgattcacaaaaggaggctactatctcagagtcaagtccatatttagtgctaaacttttgaaaagcatcggtattcataaaagatttaacacaatcatacttaagcttaatacctgactctttaccttctcgagtacccaatattcagagttgcgttaattctttccaaaagatcacaccggaattcaatagtcttcttcatgaaagaaccagcacaagaagtatcaagcatggatcgatcattatgagaaagccgagcataaaattctggataataatttctcttaagagctcatgattggggtgtgaatataacattgacttaagcctcccccaagctagagcgatactttcgccttcacgaggccaaaaattatatatgtaattctgatcacgatgaactagatgcataggataaattttttggtggaactccaatttcaatcgattccaattccaagatccaatatcatcgcatagcctataccatgccatgcttttcccttcaaagataaagggaaaaccatCTTCTTAACATCATCTCCGggaaacctgcaagcttaaacaatccacaaatttgttccacatatatcaagtgcatatcaggatgttcggttccatctcctgcataaagATTAGCTAGCAAttgttctatcatacctgaaggaatttcatattcaatattttcagtaggtgcagtaggttgaggggtagctaattgtggttccgatcgaggtgaagataccccgaacaaacccctcaaaggattgtctTCCATAGTAGcgagtgacaataaatttcagcacactatatgaatgtttccttaccaaaggcgcttcactccccggtaAAGGCGCcggaaaatagccttgatgaaccacaagtatatgggatcaattatagctcttttcaataagtaagagtttcgaacccaacgaggagcagaagaaaatgacaagtggttttcagcaaggtaatgtctgcaagtgctgaaattgtaagtagcagagtagtttgatagcaagataatttgtaacgagcaaataacgataacagtagcaaaagtgcagaaaggtagcccaatccttttgaggcaaaggacaggccaaaacggtctcttataatgagcaaagcgttcttgaggctacacgggaatttcatctactcactttcaccatgttggttcgatttgtgttcgctactttgataatttgatatgtgggtggaccggtgcttaggtgttgttcttacttgaataaacctcctacttatgattaaccctcccgcaagcatccacaactacgagaaaagtattaagcataaattctaaccatagcattaaacttttggatccaatcggtcccttacggaatagcgcataaactgtggtttaagcttctgtcactctcgcaacccatcatctaattgctactccacaatgcattcccttaggcccaaatatggtgaagtgtcatgtagtcgacgttcacatgacaccactaagggaatcacaacatacatactatcaaaatatcgaacacatatcaatttcacatgattacttgcaacatgatttctcccgtgacctcaagaacaaaagtaactattCACAAATGATAATTATGCTAaaaatcagaggggtattaaatagaaTATTGGctctaaacatataatcttctaccaaataaaccatatagtaatcaactacaagatgtaatcaacagtACTAGTCACCcccaagcaccaatctatagttccggtaacaagattgaacacaagagatgaactagggtttgatatgacatggtgttgttgaagatgttgatggagatagccctccccaagatgggagagttgttggtgatgatgatgacgatgatttccccctccgggagggaagttcccccggcggaatcgctccgccggagggcaaaagtgctcctgcccaagttccgcctcgagacggtggcgctccgtcccgaaattCCTCCCCTTATtatttctaggtcaaaatgacttatataccagaagatgggcaccagaggtgggcctgggtgagcacaacccaccagggcgcgcctgggctccctggcgcacccaggtgggttgtgcccacctggtgggcctcctctggtacttatttgctccaatattcatcgtatattccataaaaattctccgtgaagtttcagcttgtttggagttgtgcaaaataggtagcctgacgtagcttttccaggtccagatttccagctgccggaattctccctctttgtgtgtaccttgcaaattatgagagaaaaggcattagaattactccaaaaagcattattatgtataaaaacatcataaataacagtagaaaacatgatgcaaaatggacatatcaaatacctagtgcatcgggtccaatgaaaatcttttgtgacaatactggagcaattgccttagcgaaggaatccagatttcacaaaagaaccaaacacatcaagagacgcttcaactctatccgtgatcaagtcaaggagggagacatagaaatttgcaaaatacatacggatctgaatgtggcagacccgttgactaagcctcttccatgagcaaaacaagatcaacaccaagactccatgggtgttagaatcattacaatgtaatctagattattgactctagtgcaagtgggagactgaaggaaatatgccctagaggcaataataaagttgttattttatatttccttatatcatgataaatgtttattattcatgctagaattgtattaaccggaaacttgatacatgtgtggatacatagacaaaacaccgtgtccctagtaagcctctactagactagctcgttaatcaaagacggttaagtttcctaaccatagacatgtgttgtcatttgatgaacgggatcacatcattaggagaatgatgtgatggacaagacccatccgttagagcatattgatcgttaagttttattgctattgctttcttcatgtcatatacatattcctttgactatgagattatgcaactcctggataccggaggaataccttgtgtgctatcaaacatcacaatgtaactgggtgattataaagatgctctacacgtatctccgaaggtgtttgttgggttggcatagatcgagattaggatttgtcacttcgagtatcggagaggtatctctgggccctctcggtaatacacatcataagaagccttgcaagcaatgtgactaatgagttagttgcgggaagatgtattacggaacgagtaaagagacttgccagtaacgagattgaactaggtatgaagataccgacgatcgaatctcgggcaagtaacatacggatgacaaagggaataatgtatgttgtcattacggtacgatcaataaagatcttcctagaatatgtgggaaccaatatgagcatctaggttccgctgttggttattgaccggagaggtgtctcggtcatgtctacatagttctcaaacccgtagggtccgcacacttaacgttcgatgacgattttgtattatatgagttatgtgatttggtgacggaatgttgttcggagttccggatgagatcacgaacatgacgaggagtctcgaattggtcgagaggtaaagattcatatataggacgatgatattcggacacagGAAGTGTTTCGGGGTGTACCGGGTACATATCAGTGTACcaggggggttaccggaaccccccgggggattaatgggccctatgggccataggaggggagcacaccagcccaaaGGGGTGGCTCCCCCTCTAAGGAAGGAGGCCAAataggagaaggaggagggggttcggcccccctttccttcctcccccctctcttccttttcccccttccggtaataaggaaaggggggccaaattggactaggggcccaagtaggattcctcctacttggggcgccccatggAAGATCCCCTCCcccttccacctatatatacgtggggagggggcggcTAGAACAcgcaccaacaattgttagccatgtgcggtgccccctccatagtttacgcctctggtcatatcttcgtagtgcttaggcgaagccctgcgcggatcacttcaccatcaccgtcaccacgccgtcgtgctgacgggactctcccttgacactttgctggatcaagagttcgagggacgtcatcgagctgaacgtgtgcagaactcggaggtgtcgtacgttcggtgcttgatcggtcagaacaagaagaagttcaactacatcaaccgcgttgtcaaacgcttccgctttcggtctatgagggtacgtggacacactctccccctctcgttgctatacatctcctagatagatcttgcgtgagcgtaggaaatttcttgaaattgcatgctacgtttcccaacagtcaTGGCCCATGGAGGATGAATTTTAACTATTTTGTCGACTACTTCGTCGCACGCTTACGTCGTGCATGGTGAAACTCTATAAATTATTGTATAGCACATCTATAATATGTACTAGCTAGCTCATGGAAATCATCTACTGCCAAAAATTCATAGTTGGCCACAtgaaaggaagaaggaagaagaaggagagaggCTTCCATGTGGGGTCTAGTTCGTATGAGGAGTTGTTTGAGAGTTACAGCTGGAAACCAGTTTTTCTTAGCGGAGCAAATATAAAAAATTAAGGTATAAGGGGCCATTTTAGGGCATTTCTAACTGATCCCCTATAACCGGTTAGCCGATCCCCTATCCGCGGTTAGTGGAGTATATTTTTACTCTAGCCTCAAAAATTTCCCTATTTTACTCCAACGATACGCGGCCGAGTAAAACTCTGCGGCTCTCTCTCTCGCGTCCGCGTGGTCGTTACATCTTCACCGGCGCGCCTCCCGCCGGTCCCCTGCCGGCCCCGGCTACTTCGTTCCATCATTTTCCCTCCGCCTCCATTCTGCCCATCGGCCAGCCCATTCAGCCCCTGTCGTCGCTGGAATCAAGGTGAAACACCGCCGCCGTCACCATTGTTGATTCGTCCGTTTTCTTTCGAGTTTCTTCTTTTTCTAGCAGTCGCCGCATCTCACCTTGCTTGCGCACCGCTGCAGGTCACCCGCACTCACCGCTTTGGTCTAGACCACGTCGGCCGGCTTTTGCACCACCACCGCACCCCAAGTGTTCGAAGAATTGCCTAAGTGAGTTgtttttgtttgtttctctttgaACTGAGTCGTTTGATTGAACTGAACCGTTTGGATTGTATATGAAGAGGTTGAGGGAGATGGCGTTGGAGGACTCGTCGTCTTccgaagaggaggaagaagacgatgatgACTTTGACACCGTTTTAGGCATGATTTTCAATGATGATGTTCGGCGGCCGAGGAGAGCATCACAATTTGGACGCAAATACATCAACCGTGATAGAGCGGAGGACCATGCCAAGATCATGAGAGATTACTTTGGTCCAAACCCAACATATCCGAAGAAGTACTTTCACCGATGCTTTCGGATGCACACAAGTCTTTTTCTGACCATTGCAAAACCCGTTGAGAGATATGATGACTGGTTCAAGCTCCAGAGAAATGCATCTGGAGAGATCACTACAAGCCCTCTGATGAAATGCATTGCGGATGTTCGAGTTTTGGCATATGGATGTTCTGCCGATGCAATTGATGACTATGTACGCATTGGTGAAGACACAATTTCGGAGGCTATTCGAAGGTTCACCAAAGCAGTGATCGCTGTCTTTGGCCCGAAGTACTTGAGAACACCAATCGAGGAAGACACCCAGAGGCTGATGACTGATAGTGAAGCAAGAGGATGGCCAGGGATGCTTGGATCACTTGACTGTATGCACTGGAGATGGAAGAATTGTCCTGTGAGTTGGAAGGTTTAGTACAAAGGCCATGTCAACAATCCAACGATCATTCTTGAGGCAGTTGCATCGAAGGATCTTTGGATACGACATTCATTCTTTGGTCTTCCTGGCTCTCACAATGACTTGAATGCGCTATCAAGATCACCTCTGTTTTCCAGGCTTATAAAAGGTGAAGCTCCCGCTTGCGAGTACTCGGTCAACGGGCACAACTACTCGATGGGTTACTACCTTGCAGATGGCATCTATCCATCATGGACCACCTTGGTCAAAAAAATCTGCATCCAAAAGGTAACAAAAACACTCAATTGGCCCAATGTCAAGAAGCTGCAAGGAAAGATGTGGAAAGAACCTTCGGTGTGCTTCAGAAGCGCTTTGCAATTGTTCGTGGCCCTGCCGAATACTGGAACTCCAAGGTTCTATGGGGAATCATGACATGTTGCATCATATTGCATAACATGATCGTTGAAGACGAGAGAGATATGCCTTAAAACTTTTGGTACATCACCAACGGGACTCTGGTTGAGCCAGAGTATGATACAAACAGGATCTTGACATTGTACCTGATGCTTCTTTTGATCACGACATGCTGAAGGGTGCAATAGGGGCGGTCCTGAGAGACAACAAAGGTAGGTTTTATCGCTAGAGGAAATGGGAAGATTGACTATTGTGCGGATGTTCTGATGGCAGAAGCCTTAGCTCTCAAATTTGGCCTAACACTAGCACAAAGGGCGGGGTGTAATCACCTTATCATTAATTCAGACAACCTGGAAGTAATTGACACTATGCAGGACGGAGGACAGTCGGCGGGTATGGCCGCAGCAATTTTCGATGATTGTTTTCACTATGTCTGTGATTTTGTTACAACTAGATTCGAACATTGTAATAGAGAGACATAAAGTAGCTCATTTTTTTGAGAAAACGCAAAAGACTTTTGCGTTTCATTGTATTGAAAAGAAGGGGGGTTTGGTACAATCCTCCTAGGAGGCAGATTTACAAGGTGAGTACAGGCACACTAGTGGACATCCCAGGTCTGTGGCAAGATGGCCCGAAGCCCTAAGGCTCCAGCTCTGGCCCAGAGTGCGGCCTCTTCCTTAATTCTAGCAGTCAGGGAGGTAACCGACGGTGGTGCGCCCTCAAACACGCATCCATTGCGATGCTTCCAAATCATCCAAGGGACGAGCAAGGCAGCAGAAGCCAATCCCTTGTGCATAGGTTTAGGGGTGTCATGTCTTGCAGAGCGCCACCAGTCGTGGAGAGTGGCATCGTCATTGGGGAGCGGGCAGGAGAGGCGCAGCCATGAGAAGATCTCGTGCCACACTTGGCGGCTGAATGAGCACTCCAGGAGAAGATGATGAATTGTCTCCGGAGCCTGATCGCAAAGTGGGCAGCGCTGTGGGTGCGGCAGGTTGCGTCGCGCTAGGCGGTCGGCCGTCCAGCACCGGTCGAGGTTGGCAAGCCAGTGGAAGAAGCGCACCCGAGGCGGCGCCCAGCACTTCCAGGTAAGCTTCCAAGCCTGGCATCTGGTTGAGCCGTGAAAAGTGGCAAGGTATGCGGACTTGGCGGAGTACTCGCCGTTCGCGGTCCACTTCCAGCGAATGCAGTCCGGTGCGTCGCAGAGGGCAGTTTCGGCGAGCCTGTGCCAGAGGCTTAGGTATTCTCCAATCTCCGGGATGCCAATCATGCCGTGGATGTCCGTGGCCCATTGGTTCGCATGAAGGCCGTCCGCGACAGTTCTGGACTTGCGGCGCCGTTTGGGGATGAGGGCATAAAGGAGAGGCGCGATTTCGCGGATCGCACGCCCGTTGATCCATCTGTCCTCCCAGAACAGGGCGTGTTGGCCATTGCCAATAGACATGGTAGTGGAGGCGAAGAAGAGCGCGCGCTCCTCGGGCGCGAATTGCAAGTCAAGGCCGCTCCAAGCCCTGCTATCATCGACTCGGCTGAGCCATTGCCACCGCATGCGAAGGGCGAGGCCGGTGCGCTCGAGGTCATGAACGCCGAGGCCACCGAGCTGGATAGGCCGGCAGACGCGCCGCCAGTTGACGTGGCAATTGCCACCATTGGCCTCGGCGCGGCCAGCCCAAAGGAATCCTCTTTCAATCTTCTCCAAGAGTTTGATGGTCTTCTTTGGCGGCGCAAGCACAAGGAGCTGATGTATGGGGATCGCGCTCAAGACAGCCTTGACGAAGGCAAGGCGGCCGGCTTTGTTCATGAGCCAAGCCTTCCAGAAGGGAAGCTTCCCAGCGACCTTGTCGACGACGGGTTGGAGCTGGGCAGCAGTGGGGCGACGCAGCGTGAGTGGGATGCCCAAGTAAGTGAGCGGGAATTCGACGATGGGGCATCCCAGGTGCGCGACAGCATGGGCAGCGTCCACGATGTCGCAGCGGATGAGGGCCGCAACGCTCTTCTGGAAGTTCACGTGCAGGCCGGAGGCGCGCCCAAAGAGCTGCAAGATCTCCTTCACCGCCACAATATCATCCGGCGAGGGGTGGCACAGGAGAATTACGTCGTCGGCGTAGAGGGATATGGTAGGAATGGTGCGGCGCGGGTGAAGCTGCTGCATGACTCGGAGCTCGACCGCGCGATGGAAGAGCCTGCCCAACGTATCGACAACAAGGACGAAGAGCTGCGGGGAAACTGGATCACCTTGGCGCAGTCCACAGCGGTGCCAAATCGCGGGTCCGGGGTTACCGTTGAGGAGAACCTTGGTGCTGGCCGACGACAGGAGAAGGGCGATCCACTCAAGGAAGCGGTTGCCGAAGCCATGGCATCGCAGCACCTCGAACAGAAAAGGCCACGGGACGGAGTCGAAAGCCCGCGCCAAGTCAAGCTTCAGAAGCACGCGAGGGGCACCAAGCTGATGCAATAGCCGCGCGGATTGACGCACTAGGATGAAGTTGTCGTGAAGGCTTCGCCCGGGGATGAACGCGTTTTGGACGTTGCTGACAAGGTTGTTGAGCTTGGGGGCTAGGCGGAGCGAAAGCGGCTTGGCCAGGACCTTGGCGACAATGTGAATTAGGCTTATGGGCCTATAATCCCCCAAGCCATTGGCATCGGCGCGCTTGGGGAGGAGCGTAATTAGCGCCTGGTTAAGGCAGCTAAACCCTCGTCCACGCAGCGCGTAAACCTGGACGAAGACGCATCGGAGGTCGTGTTTGATGATCGGCCAGCAAGAGCGGAGGAACTCCGCGGTGAAGCCGTCGGGGCCGGGCGCCTTGCGAGACGGCAAGCTTTTGATGGCTTGCCAAATCTCATCTTCGCTGAATGGCGCGTCAAGGTCCTCCAGGTTTGAGGGCTGAATGAACTGCGACAGGTCGATGGTGCAGTCACGCGGCGCGTCCGTCCCAATCCGGCTGTCAAAGTGCTCGAAAGTGGCCGCGGCCATGTCGCTAGGATCA
The Aegilops tauschii subsp. strangulata cultivar AL8/78 chromosome 3, Aet v6.0, whole genome shotgun sequence genome window above contains:
- the LOC141042793 gene encoding uncharacterized protein, which produces MALEDSSSSEEEEEDDDDFDTVLGMIFNDDVRRPRRASQFGRKYINRDRAEDHAKIMRDYFGPNPTYPKKYFHRCFRMHTSLFLTIAKPVERYDDWFKLQRNASGEITTSPLMKCIADVRVLAYGCSADAIDDYVRIGEDTISEAIRRFTKAVIAVFGPKYLRTPIEEDTQRLMTDSEARGWPGMLGSLDCMHWRWKNCPVSWKV